One segment of Streptomyces sp. NBC_00576 DNA contains the following:
- a CDS encoding aminoglycoside phosphotransferase family protein produces MPQIYARTYSRQVIRIRVPDELAATQLKYNGEAGRAFITALPTRTADFLDHWNLRIDGQAMHGVTALVLPVLRADDTPAALKLQLPDDESKDEPTALRHWNGDHAVRLLDHDPTTGTMLLERLDHTRMLSHHPDAHEATLIIADLLTHLTAIPAPPGIRLLGDIAEGMLNEAPQALPQIPDPEARTLLKDCAAALREVAPEPGDRLLHWDLHDENVLAAHRAPWLAIDPKPLAGDPAFDLWPAINNRFDANDILWRFDALTDALSLDRERARAWTLARVLQNTLWHIKDGDPPEEPDLEIARRLRHP; encoded by the coding sequence ATGCCCCAAATTTACGCACGCACATACAGTCGCCAAGTGATCCGCATCCGCGTCCCCGACGAACTGGCCGCCACACAGCTCAAGTACAACGGGGAGGCAGGCCGCGCCTTCATCACCGCACTCCCCACCCGCACCGCCGACTTCCTCGACCACTGGAACCTACGCATCGACGGCCAGGCAATGCACGGCGTAACAGCCCTGGTCCTCCCGGTCCTACGCGCCGACGACACCCCAGCCGCCCTCAAACTCCAACTCCCGGACGACGAGAGCAAAGACGAACCAACCGCCCTCCGCCACTGGAACGGCGACCACGCCGTACGCCTCCTGGACCACGACCCCACCACCGGAACGATGCTCCTGGAACGCCTCGACCACACCCGAATGCTGTCCCACCACCCCGACGCCCACGAAGCCACCCTGATCATCGCCGACCTCCTGACCCACCTCACCGCCATACCGGCCCCACCCGGCATCCGCCTCCTCGGCGACATCGCAGAAGGAATGCTGAACGAAGCGCCACAGGCACTCCCCCAAATCCCGGACCCCGAAGCCCGCACCCTCCTCAAGGACTGCGCGGCAGCCCTACGCGAAGTGGCCCCGGAACCCGGCGACCGCCTCCTCCACTGGGACCTCCACGACGAAAACGTCCTCGCCGCCCACCGCGCCCCCTGGCTCGCCATCGACCCGAAACCCCTGGCCGGAGACCCCGCCTTCGACCTCTGGCCGGCCATCAACAACCGCTTCGACGCCAACGACATCCTCTGGCGCTTCGACGCCCTGACAGACGCCCTGTCCCTGGACCGCGAACGGGCACGCGCGTGGACCCTCGCCCGGGTACTCCAGAACACCCTGTGGCACATCAAAGACGGCGACCCACCAGAGGAACCGGACCTGGAGATCGCACGCCGACTACGCCACCCCTGA
- a CDS encoding GNAT family N-acetyltransferase: protein MTDQREVVVVRWPEQSPSADSGLAGLLAAYHLRTEAEKGQAVADVDGLPGRYRAEISDPRAAFVGDVVLVALSGGAAVGCVVVAASVGGRSEIKRLWTDPEFRGRGIASGLLRAALAGAAEGGVSSVRLSVWEWRVGAIALYERFGFVVTESWDGRERLVCMECVV from the coding sequence ATGACTGATCAGCGCGAGGTTGTGGTCGTCCGCTGGCCGGAGCAGTCCCCTTCCGCTGATAGCGGGCTGGCCGGGCTGTTGGCCGCCTATCACCTGCGGACCGAGGCCGAGAAGGGCCAGGCCGTTGCCGACGTGGACGGGCTGCCGGGGCGGTATCGGGCGGAGATCTCGGATCCGCGGGCCGCGTTCGTCGGCGATGTCGTGCTGGTGGCCCTGAGCGGGGGCGCTGCCGTGGGGTGTGTGGTGGTGGCCGCTTCCGTCGGTGGGCGGTCGGAGATCAAGAGGTTGTGGACGGATCCGGAGTTCCGGGGGCGGGGGATCGCTTCCGGTCTGCTCCGTGCCGCGCTTGCGGGTGCTGCGGAAGGTGGGGTCAGCAGCGTGCGGCTGTCCGTGTGGGAGTGGCGGGTCGGGGCCATTGCTCTGTACGAGCGGTTCGGGTTCGTCGTCACCGAGTCGTGGGATGGGCGGGAGCGGCTGGTGTGTATGGAGTGCGTTGTGTGA